Part of the Odontesthes bonariensis isolate fOdoBon6 chromosome 15, fOdoBon6.hap1, whole genome shotgun sequence genome, TCCAGCAGAAAGTCAACATGCTGTACTCCTTCATCCGGAGtcacctgaagaagaaaatCATTGTCTTCTTCGCCTGCTGCAAGGAGGTGCAGTACCTTTTTCGAGTCTTCTGCCGTCTCCGGCCGGGAATGCCCATCCTGGCCTTGCATGGAAAGCAGCAGCAAATGAAGAGGGTGGAGGTGTACAAGGACTTCCTGAGAAAGAAGAATGCGGTGCTCTTTGCCACAGACATAGCTGCCCGAGGCCTGGACTTCCCTACTGTCAACTGGGTGCTGCAGTTTGACTGCCCAGAAGATGCAGACACTTATATCCACAGGGTTGGTCGAACAGCCAGGTACAAGGAGGGCGGAGAGGCCTTGTTACTGCTGCTGCCCTCAGAGGAGCAGGGCATGCTGGCCCAGCTGCAGGAGAAGAAGGTTCCCATCAATAAGATCCAAGTGAGACATCACACATGCATTTCATTACACTGAAGCCCTGAAACACAGAGTCCAATACAATGTGGTCCGATTGTTCAACACCAAACATATGTTTAGAATATTCTGGCTCTCCTCTAATGTAAAAGCTTTCctgaaaagatttttaaaaaagtatttagATAAGATGATTAAAAAGTTTACTTTAAAATGGGCATAATTGCTAGTTTTATGATAAACATCCCTTAAAAGGATGTGGAAGCATCTTGAAATGGAATGTGATGAACCTGCTGATGAACGATGCGTCTTCAACCTCAGAGTTTCCACTGATTGTTCCACTGTCATACCGCCACTGTCAGATGCTGCACTCAGGGAAAGTTCTGCACAGCCGCTGCAGGCCTGGCTGTCAAACCGTGGAAAACTCAAGATGATTATGACTGTTACACCAAATGATTGTGACCATCTAAAACCCTATTATCCAATGAGAGCGCAGTGATTGGGACAGGCCTGTTAAGGACAAATTTACTTCCACAAACAGTGGATTGTGTAAAATAGATCAACTCTTCTGAGATTTGAAGTGGCTGCCAACATAATTCAGTTTATCATTAAAATGAACCAAACCTCTACTTGATTTCAGAATGAATTTATTGTTGGATGAGCTTTAAACCGCTTATCTCATGATTTGTCAGGACGCATTTAATAAAGTTCAGGATACATTCTTAGTTCAAACTGGACAGGTGAATTAGAGCACACTACTGGTTTTTACCCAAAAGAAATGtatgatttctttcttttttcttctagGTGAACCCTGATAAACTTCAGAGTATCCAACAGAAGCTCCAGGCCTTCCTGGCTCAGGAGAAGGAGCAGAAGGAGAGAGCTCAGAGATGCTTTGTTTCCTATCTTCGCTCAGTCTATCTGATGAAGAACAAAGGAgtgtttgatgtttttaaacTCCAGATTCAGGAGTACGCCGTGTCCCTGGGCCTCGCTGTGGCTCCCAGGGTGCGTTTCCTGAATAAAGCTCAGGCTCAGGCACACAAAGCGGAGAAAGAAGGACAGGGAGAGGGGGAGCAGTCTGATGAGGAAGAACTCAGGAACTTTAAGGCCCAGCTGAGAGGAAAGGTGCCTGATGAGGAAAGCCAAAGCTCGGAGTCAGGGCTTACTGAGGATGATGAAAGTGAAACAGAGAAAGATATGGATCCTTCTAAGACTCTACTTTTAGGTGCAGGTTACaggaatgatgatgatgatgatgatgatcttCGAGACGTGCTGACAGTCAAAAGAAAGGATGTCTTTAATCTGACGGAGGGTCAGCAGAGTTCAGATGAAGAAATAACAGGCCATAAAAccacaaaaggaaaagaaaccaTGTACAAAGAAGCTAAAAAGGTCCTAAAGAGGAACTTTCAGATCAACACCAAGATGTGCTTCACTGAGGAAGGAGAGTCTGTGCAGCTGTGGCCGCCTGTGCAGCGGGCAGCGGCTGATGAGGGAGAGGAAGACGAGCCTTCAGGGATCAATGTGCAAAAGGCCATGGAGCGACTGAAACGTGAGGATCAAGAGTTCGACAAGCAGGAGTACAGCCGCAAGGTGAAAGCCAAACACAGAGAGAAGAGGCTGAAGGCCAAGGCAGCCAGGCGGGAGGCCAGCAAGCGGCACCAGCCCCAGTCTGACCAGGAGGACGAAGTCGTGGCGTACCTGGCCGATCACAGCGAAGACGAGTTTGACCCCAGCACCCTGCCCGACCCTGACCAGCTCCACTCGTCATCGGAGCagcagaaagaggaggaggatagAATAAGGTCGGCTAAACGGCAGCACAGCAGTGAAGACgagggaggagaagaagaagaagaaggaggagcgTTCACAATGCAGAAGAGGAAAAAAGTGGAGCAGCTGGACGATGAGCACAGAGTTCTGAACACAGGTCTCTCTCTGGCTGAAGACGAGGAGTTAGTCTTACAGCTGCTGGGTGGACGGAGATAGTCTGATGCAGTTAAAGTTCGGACATGCAAGGAAAGCGAACAGATATCACATATATTTCAACAACCACAGGCTAAATGTATGCAGATCATGAGTCCAGTTCCTGCTGACGTGGGGAAAACGGCCATTAAAGGTGTTTCAGTTCTGCATTCTTCAGTGTCGGGTTCAACATttcaaaatgtaatttttttttaactgaacacATTGGAACAAGGCTGATTCGCTCTTACACATTTATAATCTAACTGGGAGCTGTTCGCTTCTGTTTTTCAGCTATTATTTAACATAGTTGAAGGTTTTGGCTGATATAGCAGTACAGATGTCCTTTAATTTGATTTGTATGATCTTATTGAATAAAATACTGCagattggaagaaaaaaaagaaaagcaaaagacTTCCAGTGTTTTGCTGTGATTAACAAAATCTGTAGATAATGTGATGAATTTGATGTCTGTTTGATTAAAGTAAATATATGTAACGGATTGCTATCACGGCTTTGAAATAAACTTGGTTATTGATTTATTAAAGGATTTGTATTCCCCATTTTCTCTTCTATTGATTGAAACTGACTTTGATCAGAGATATTCATGATATCGCTGGATTCATTTCAAGGAACATTTGTAGGATAAGACAATGAATCAGTGTGTCTACCAGCTAAGGGGTCTCGCTTGAGGTTCACGgtctttattcaattcaattaatttttatttatatggcgccaaatacaacaaatatcatctcgaggcacttaaataatatagtccaattcaagccaattggaattcaattcattgtaatcataattatttacaaaaaatccaattcattcatatagagccaattcaaaaacaatctcctgtcctgagcgtgcctgaggcgactgtggagagaaacgactccctttggacaggaagaaacctctggcagaaccagactcaggaagggtggccatccgcctccaccagctggggtttgagaggacagaaaagaggggacaacaaacactgtaacaccattcaaaggatacctgttggaacagggaaacacgagtttataaccacaataatgtcacatgtacataatatcatttgagaaattaaacggggggaaaaagagagtaaagtgaggaaaggtgggacagatgaggccccccagcagtctgggcctatagcagcttaactatgggatgttttaggattacctgagccatccctaactataagctttatcagaaaggaaagttttaagcctggtcttaaaagtggaaagggtgtctgcttcccggacatttactgggagctggttccacagagaggggcctgataactgaaggctctgcctctcattctacttttagaaactctgggaacctcaagtaaacctgcagtttgggagcaaagtgctctgttagttTATCTGGGTTCCTGTGAGGAACTGCGCAGTGGGTACAAGTGGTCAGGAAATGAAAGCGGTTGCTTTTCCATTCAGTGCAACTGCACCGACTTTTTGTGAGGGCTGAAGAGTCTCATCTGAAAGAGAAGTTCAAGCAGGGCTTTACTTCCACTCTGTTCCATTCCTGACAGTTCACAGCTTTAAGAGGTTATGGATATGACCCCAGATTCTGCTGCCAGGAACTTGTGTTTTATATGCTGTACTGATCAAACTAACTAATGGAACTGTTGCCACACTGTGAAATGTTAAAAGGAGCTTTTAATCTCAGCATGACAAAATGAGATGGTAAACTGTTCCCACCCAAAAGAAAACAGCTCATCTCTGTACAATGTGTAGTATTTGAATTTCTACTTGACTTGCTCTTGGAAACTCTGGCCATATTCCACATCTCTCAACAAATCAATGGAAATATCAATCACATGTTTATTTTTAACCAGCTCCTGCTACTTTCCAAAAACTCCTGTTTTCACTTGGACTGGCTCTTTCAAACAATCTTTTAAATACTGGAGGTGGTTGGATTTCTAACAAGCACAAGTAAAACGGATGGATAGAATACTTTATTTAACCCACGACAAAATGAATGAGATAAAGGAACTACATTTAAAACAGATTGTCATATATTACAATTCTAAAACACGAAAATACATGAGTATATATGATCATGCATCTATTCTCTGAGTTTAACCACACATCATGCATCTACCTGTATACTCTGAGGGACTAATCTGTATCCTTCGGAGCACTGAAACTGCCATaatccaaaaataaatacatgagtatagatatatgtgtgtgtgtgtatacacatATAAAGTTAAGTTAAAAGCAGCAAAGGATTTTCTCACATTCTATACAGttaatattgcatgttttcattttaaCCTTAATTTTCGTAGCATCTATCCtcatataaaaacatttatttagccATTTCTATCTTTTGCAGTTTCAGTCCTCCGTAGTATTCGGCAGGTGGAGCTAAAGAGACGCACTGACCTTCGTTTGAGAGGAACTTGCTGGTTTGTCTTCCTATCAGCGTTACCTCAAGAGTTTGAATTCTGGAGACACAAGTCTTATCTCATATCACTATCTGTGTTCAGGGGAGCCACGTGTGGCGTTGAAATTTTTTTTGAACAAGTAACCTTAAGGGCATATTTACACTAAAACAAAGAACCGACATCAATTTAATTTCTGCTGTAAATAAGACTGGCTTCCAGTTCACTTTCTCAATCACGTGAGCCATAGTGAGTTTGGTCTATCCATGTCTCCCCCACGACCCTGAGTTGGTGGATGGATGTCTTTTCAtgggaaacatttaaatgccTTACAATTTACCATTACAACGTAAAGCACTTTATATCGCCACAAGTGCACTTAGgatgtattttaaaaagaccctcttaattttcaattcaattcaattcaattcagttttatttataaagcgccaaataacaacaaatgtcatctcaagacacttcaATGATATAGTCCAAATCAACccaaattcattgtaatcataattcatttcaaaataatccaattcattcatatagagccaattcaaaaactatttcctagctaaggaaaccaacagatttcatcaaaacttgtcttcagtccaatctcccgtcctgagcgtgcctgaggcgactgtggagagaaacgactccctttggacaggaagaaacctctggcagaaccagactcaggaagggtggccatctgcctccaccagctggggtttgagaggacagaaaagaggggacaacaaacactgtaacaccattcaaaggatacctgttggaacagggaaacacaagttaatgacaacaataatgtcacatgtacataatatcatttgagaaattaaacggggggaaaagagagtaaagtgaggaaaggtgtgacagatgaggccccccagcagtctgggcctatagcagcttaactatgggatgtgtcaggatcacctgagccatccctaactataagctttatcaaaaaggaaagttttaagcctagtcttaa contains:
- the ddx10 gene encoding putative ATP-dependent RNA helicase DDX10, with the translated sequence MMEKSKLNSTKKKVKTAKMEDGADPVKNFEKWKKKYCKTKARVKRDRAQDKKPEWQVEREYIDRLVSRYGDINNKEAIKFSDFPISKKTLLGLQEAQYRQPTEIQRQTVGFALQGKDVLGAAKTGSGKTLAFIIPVLECLYRQQWSSMDGLGALIISPTRELAYQTFEVLRKVGKNHEFSAGLIIGGKDLKNESEKIPRTNIVICTPGRLLQHMDETATFHASSLHMLVLDEADRILDMGFADTINAIVENLPKSRQTLLFSATQTKSVKDLARLSLKDPEYVWVHEKAKFSTPATLEQSYVVCELQQKVNMLYSFIRSHLKKKIIVFFACCKEVQYLFRVFCRLRPGMPILALHGKQQQMKRVEVYKDFLRKKNAVLFATDIAARGLDFPTVNWVLQFDCPEDADTYIHRVGRTARYKEGGEALLLLLPSEEQGMLAQLQEKKVPINKIQVNPDKLQSIQQKLQAFLAQEKEQKERAQRCFVSYLRSVYLMKNKGVFDVFKLQIQEYAVSLGLAVAPRVRFLNKAQAQAHKAEKEGQGEGEQSDEEELRNFKAQLRGKVPDEESQSSESGLTEDDESETEKDMDPSKTLLLGAGYRNDDDDDDDLRDVLTVKRKDVFNLTEGQQSSDEEITGHKTTKGKETMYKEAKKVLKRNFQINTKMCFTEEGESVQLWPPVQRAAADEGEEDEPSGINVQKAMERLKREDQEFDKQEYSRKVKAKHREKRLKAKAARREASKRHQPQSDQEDEVVAYLADHSEDEFDPSTLPDPDQLHSSSEQQKEEEDRIRSAKRQHSSEDEGGEEEEEGGAFTMQKRKKVEQLDDEHRVLNTGLSLAEDEELVLQLLGGRR